The following nucleotide sequence is from Alkalihalobacillus sp. LMS39.
TTAAATCTGGATGTGTATAATCAATTCCCGTGTCAATGACAGCGACCTTCACACCTTTTCCCGTTAATCGTTCTCCGTTTTCATCAAGCTGGGACCGAAATTCACCCCCGCCAATAAAAGGAACACTTTCATCAATCAACGCTTTATAATTGACAACTTTGTCTACTCGTTCTATACCCGAGACGGTTTTTAATCGTTCCACATCTTTTTCAGGTAGTTGGATTGAAAAACCGGTAAACAGTGTTTGAAATGTTTTTCTAATTTCGCCTTTTGGAAATGTAGATTTAATGGTTTCTAACACAGCGTCAATGTCTGTTTCAGACACCTCAACAATAACTACGGCTTCTTGTTCCGATGCCGGAGTAGGAAGCGGAGGCCGTTCAGGAAACTGATTCGCTTGCACTTGCACCAGCCCTACTTGAGTCATAGCAAACAACATCGTAAACAACAACAATACTTGTCTCATGTATTTACGTCCTCCTCATTTCACCTTATTTGACTAGTATCTGCCACAAAAGCAAAAGTCATGTAAAGAAGATTTGAAAACGAGGAATTGGTTAAATCGTGATACAGTTGCCGCCGTTCGGACATTTATTCCGCTAATTCTGTAATAAAGCCGTTCGTTTGGTTCGTATCGGACATCTGTTCCGTTATGGTCCCTTTTTCCGCACGAGAAACAATCAAAAAAGAGGAAGTAACGGAACAGATGTCCGTTACGGTTGAAAATACACCAGTTTATATGTAGATAGCGGAACAAATGTCCGATAGCACCCAAAAAAGTTCAGCGTTCCCCACTACAAACAAAAACCGAAAAGGAATTTCCCCTTTTCGGCATAATTTCATTATTTTGTTCCGAACAATCGGTCGCCTGCATCTCCTAATCCAGGGACGATATATCCTTTTTCGTTTAGTTTTTCATCCATTGCCGCTAAATAAATATCAACATCTGGGTGGGCTTCTTTTACAACGTCCACACCTTCTGGAGCAGCAATTAAACACATGAGCTTAATATTAACTGCACCACGGTTCTTCAAGCTATTGATAGCTTCGACAGCAGAACCACCTGTGGCTAACATCGGGTCAATGACGATAAACTCACGCTCATGGACATCATTTGGTAACTTCACATAATATTCGACAGGCTTTAATGTTTCCGGGTCACGGTATAATCCAACATGACCTACTTTTGCAGCTGGAATTAATTTTAAGATTCCATCAACCATACCAAGTCCCGCTCGAAGAATTGGAACAAGCCCTAGCTTTTTGCCCGCGATTTTTTTGGAAGGGGCTGGTCCTACTGGCGTTTCTACTGTTACATCACGAAGCGGTAACTCTCTTGTAATTTCAAATGCCAT
It contains:
- the upp gene encoding uracil phosphoribosyltransferase, translating into MSKVYVFDHPLIQHKLTYIRDKSTGTKEFRELVDEVAALMAFEITRELPLRDVTVETPVGPAPSKKIAGKKLGLVPILRAGLGMVDGILKLIPAAKVGHVGLYRDPETLKPVEYYVKLPNDVHEREFIVIDPMLATGGSAVEAINSLKNRGAVNIKLMCLIAAPEGVDVVKEAHPDVDIYLAAMDEKLNEKGYIVPGLGDAGDRLFGTK